Genomic DNA from Acipenser ruthenus chromosome 41, fAciRut3.2 maternal haplotype, whole genome shotgun sequence:
ACAATGTAATAAACGAGTCTGCGTTAACTTGTTGAGCACGCTGCTACAGTTTTTTGTtagaaaaaaatgtgaatacaaaatagcaaaaccgggacgatttaACTAGAGATGTACGAAGCGGGTCTTTGAAACCGGGTCCCCGGGTGTGCTTTGGAGCCGACgaaccggatacaaatatcaCGAACccggttccagtgagtactaGGTTAATAACACTGATTATCAAAAACACGAATTTCTTTCAAAAATTACAGCATTAATAAACGTTATActtatttccctggagaataattcagagTCACTTTTGTATGAAGGGATGAAAACTCAGAGGGGTAATTCAAACTATCTCACTTTGTCATGACAACCGAAACTGAACACGACAGGATTCCGGCTATCTAACAGCCGATGGGGTCGCACTTGGGCTTGGGATCCTAACAATATATACACTGATCTGTTTGAACAAACCACGTGGttaaaggttattattattattattattattattattattattattataagcttgGTGAAATTTGCAGTTCACAAGGTTCATGATATAAAAGCACGCAACGCCTTTCTCTGctgtaataaaactgttactgtgcaaattgtattgattattttgttaacgtTAATTATGCATTTCACAGTATTGTCGGAGCGTCGCAAAAGCGGCATCGTTTATGTATCCTATCTTATGTctgtcaaatatttttcctttgaaTAACATCTTTCATGCGTCTTCCAGTTTTCGCAGACTTGTATTGTGAAAAGAAAGCGgaaataaatatagaaaatgaACGAGTGTCACTATTAtcattaacaatattttttagataaaaatgtagtcgttgctaattatttttgattattctctcccaatttgaaatggccaattatttttacgcTCACCTCACCGCTACCACACCTGCGCTGACTTGTGAGGGTGAAGATGaacggaggacaacgcagctctgtgcagcttacaggcaagcccgcaggcgcggtgagccggggacaccctgtccgacctaaccctccctctccccgggcggcgctcggccagttgatcgccgccccctggaagctcccgttgTCGGTCGGCAAAgtaacagcctggactcgaaccggcgacgtccagactatagagcgcatcctgcactccacgtggagcgcctttactggatgcgccactcgggagtccacATTAATCAGTTTTATTACATTATGAAAGTTATTATCCtataatattttaatgttaatttgaaATAATACTTGAAAAGTTAAATTCTTTTTTGCATTGTGTAATTATTGTTAACAGTTTTGATTTTGATAACATATCAATATGTATtagattgttttatatttttcttgttgaaatattgcacttgttcgtactgttacattttaaaaaatattctatttgataaatacatatgttcatgttttttttattctatattgtttatttaaaaatcattaaacaatttcaaagaatactaagaatacatttttttaaattgttcaatGTTGTTTATCCACTCTACTAAAGATCATCAGTAGCatagttttaaaaacaatatattatttttgtaaaatcaaacaaaaaataccaatGTATTGTACTTGTCTCCACTTAATTGTGTGCATTTCTAGGCAGAAAATAGAAACTATATAATATTTTTTGCATCATTAACAAGATCAGATGGTAAAGTCTTCACAAACACTATAAAAATGGTTcgaataataatttgtatttacatttttttcaaatgtttttgtgtGACCAAGTTGACATTTCTTGAGAGACTACAATGTTTATTATtagtagtttatttagcagacgcctttatgcctaggcgacttacagagagataTCTAAGTCAGTGTCGCAGACCGAATATCTAACTCAGTGTTGCAGACCATTAAACTAGAacagaaaaacaagaaaagaaaccTGCTGATTGacagtatttaataatattattattagtttatttagcagacgcctttatgccaaggcgacttacagagaccagggtgtgttaactatgcatcagctgcagagtcacttacaattacgtctcacccgaaagacggagcacaaggaggtgaagtgacttgctcagggtcagacaatgagtcagtggctgaggtgggatttgaaccggggacctcctggttacaagcccttttctttaaccactggaccacacaaattTGGTGGGAATTTGGCAACTTTAGTTCCATGTACTCTAGGGGTAGTAAAATATTTTGGGACCAAACACTAGACACTgcattgaagaagaaaaaaggaaaaaaaaatgcaagtcgTCCCAGTTTTCTGAAATCACTGCGCTACTGCCACCGAGTCAGGGGGTGAATCGCCTTCCAGTCATgccattaattatcttatgaatgatttgtaatacaaattaaaatgattggactcttttttccacacagttattatacttttcaaatattcagatactctaaatgtttaaacatgtaaaaaaattaaataatgctaaacggttgaaatgaacctaaaaccgctctgttattttcagcaggtgtaattggttattgatgaaaggctatcagggacagggaataacctactttgaattaaggagaataaatcagctttaataacagttATTTGAAGTGAGATATGAAGTATTTGAACTACtgtgtcccagatcaaaatacagtactgtctaacaacccctttgtgagagggaAGGGCGGGGGTgaatcctgcccgttataatactcattaatttgtctcacatcacaaaacacacgtttatattatctctttatagcaggggctgtttctactatacattttctgatcatgctgtaaattgtgaagctggtggagcacaaagggatcTTCGATTGCACCCACTTCTTCAGTGATttgaatttctctcaacaccacctccatgtTACTGATTCTGCTCTGAACTGCTGCTCATCTTCCAAAGCTGCCCACGCTGCGTCTGCACAGACAGCGACGTTACGCGCgcactcccgtctgcaatctagccggcgCAAAGGTGACGTGAGCGCGCCCTATATTTTCTGAGAGGATTATCTTTATTTGAAATGCGACTGTATTTGTGTTTAACCAATCAacgcgagagggcggggcagccACGCAGCCAGCCTCACAGTGATTGGATAGGCGGTTGGAGGATTTGTGAATAGCAGAAGCAAAACCCAATCGGCgccgttttaaaaaatgtttcgctttaaaaaaaaaaaacattcggaATATGTTGAGTAGACGACACACATAGCCGCCGCTACAACGCCAGGTAGTCTAATTATTAAAcccttttttaataatgttttaaaaatatataagatTTAATTTAAATCCTGTGAGAAGCTGTAATACAAACAAACTCAAAGCGCGCACGCATACCGTCGATTCCCCGATTTTACTGCGTGGCCAATCACAGACCGACGTTGCTTGTTTTCATCCCGCCCTCCTCGGTCATGCGCGCTGCTATTGGTCAGAGTGGGCCGCCGGGTTTGAATTTGATTGGTTCTCACTGGCTGCGTGCGCCCAAAAACATTTGAATCTGGTGGCGCTGTTTTTAAACGGTCGCAAGGCAGCCGTGACTGACAGAGCGCCGAGAGAAAGGACGGTCCGTGAAAtagaaagaaatacataaatacataaataaataaatacacaaataagcaGAGGTAAGTTTATTTcaatactaaacattttaaactggTGGAATTTTGAGGAGTTTTAAGTCTAACGGTTTAAATAAATCTAAAAGTCTTCATTACAGTACCGGCTTGCGTAGTAGTACTCTGTAtgtatgttgtgtttttaaattatttgtaattaacTATCATAACATTTCTGGTGTTTCTGGGCAGTGGAATTGGCGTTAGAAAAGCGTAGTAATGCTTCAAAGCCTCCCGTTACTTACTACCACACAATTTactgttacagaaaaaaaaaaaaaaaaaaaatcgaatttaCCTCTGATTGTAACTTAagttgcaaatgtatttattgttggcTGTTTACTGATAACTAACAGTACATATTTCATAAGCTGGTTGAATTGTAACGATAGCCTCACTCCTAAATGTGTTTCAATAGAGAGTACAGACAGTATTATTTAATCTCGCTCTTTGATAACTGGCCTCTCTATTGACAGTATACTGCCAGCTTTACTGTACATTCTCCCATAGGATATAATAATTCTGTTAACTGTACAACTCTGGGAATCAAAGCCTGGTTAGCTGTCCAATAAAGTAATCAATCGTTTACATCCCTCCTGTTGTCAGTATCGCTTCGGGATATACGATGTTGCGATGCGTCTTgcatctatatatttatttttattagtgcATTGTGGTGTCTTGTACATGTTCAGTATAGTAATGCATTAATGAACACGATTGTAAACCATGCGACGCCTATCGACCACAAGAACACAGATTGATTGATCCGGTTTTAAAGGCTAGTTCTCCTGTTGCTCTAGTACTTTTGCTGTATGCTGGGTGTCCTGTTCATTGCTGATCTCCCAGGCACAGCTTATTCTGAGAATCGCTTGCCTTGTAAATCTCCCGAACGACCCGTTTGGTGTTAACAGACAGTAACATTTCACACTGGCGCTGAGCTGGCTTTGCCCATTGGCTCTGTAGTAGTGCAGTGTGAAGGATCTTGCTTGTGTGATGACTGCATGAGGGTTTGCAATGCTTGCCTGCATTCACTTACACCAGTGTTTTTGTCTTCACAGCTGCTGTTGAATCATGGATGAAGAGGTGAGCTCACAGACTTGTCTCTGTTTATTACAGCGTTTCAAAATCCACACTTCTAACCCACAAATAAGCAGCTCCTCCACGTGATCTCAGTATCTCTTTCTGAATTCagctttgttttcctttttgtctAAAGAGCCATACTGATTACCAGAGgctttattaaaaagctttgttTTAGTAGCAGTTGTAGTTCAGTAGTGTTCTGTGCGTTTTGTCTACTTGCTTCTATCCAGGACTACAGCAATACTAACCATCTTAAGCTTACATGTGTTGATGTACAGGGAAGGCATGAAAAAGTAGCTTCGGGTATACCTACACTTGCTGTGGCTTGTATAGTCAAAGTCGCCTGGTTTATTAGCTATGACTGTGAGTGATGTGTTCCTGAATTAGTGAGCTGAGGCTCCATAACTGATCATTGTTATTAAGCATGTGTGATTGTGCACAGACAGGCTTCAACAGCATGGGCGTTTGGTGCCAGTGATGAAACTCCACAGTGTGTAATCTGCTGGATGAGCCTCTCTGTGTGGAGACACACACGCTGCTGTACACTTTTGTCACAGTTGTAGtttggttgctgtgtgtgttggtcTGTCAcaggggttttgttttattttgtcacagttgtagtttggttgctgtgtgtgttggtcTGTCAcaggggttttgttttattttgtcacagttgtattttggttgctgtgtgtgttgttctGTCAcaggggttttgttttattttgtcacagttgtagtttggttgctgtgtgtgttggtcTGTCACAGGGGTTTTGTTGGGTTcttggttctgttttgttttattttgtcacagttgtagtttggttgctgtgtgtgttctgtcacaggagttttgttttattttgtcacagttgtagtttggttgctgtgtgtgttggtcTGTCACaggagttttgttttattttgtcacagttgtagtttggttgctgtgtgtgttgggtctgtCACaggagttttgttttattttgtcacagttgtagtttggttgctgtgtgtgttggtcTGTCAcaggggttttgttttattttgtcacagttgtagtttggttgctgtgtgtgttgttctGTCACAGGGGTTTTGTTGGGTTcttggttctgttttgttttattttgtcacagttgtagtttggttgctgtgtgtgttggtcTGTCAcaggggttttgttttattttgtcacagttgtagtttggttgctgtgtgtgttgttctGTCACAGGGGTTTTGTTGGGTTcttggttctgttttgttttattttgtcacagttgtagtttggttgctgtgtgtgttggtcTGTCAcaggggttttgttttattttgtcacagttgtagtttggttgctgtgtgtgttgttctGTCACAGGATTTTTGTTTGATTCttggtcctgttttgttttgacaGAGATCCCCGCTGAGGCAGCTCAATGAAAAGCCTGCGTGCCACGAACCAGCGGAGAAGAGCGCGCTGTCCAGACTGCCCGTGCCCTCCGTCAAGAGACCTCTGCCAGGCAAAGAGCAGAGCGCAGGGCAGAACAGCCTGAGGCAGCCTGCCAAGGTGAGAGGAGGGGGATGGGTGTTGAGAGTCCTCCACCCCTGAAAGAACGCACCTGACCGTTTAGTTTGTTGttgtggaaaactaggatccctggtagGCGAATGCTCCTTGAGTACACTCTGAATTGCAGCTACTGTTTTGGTTTCATATATAAGCCCATGTAACTGAGTATAAGCACCTACAGCTGAGTTCAAATAGAGGTACTGGGGCTGAGCTGTGTATTCATTTGCTATACTATACACCAGCACGGTAAAGTGTGCTGATAACATTGATAAAGACCattttaaagcattgtgaaaTGATTTGACAGTGCTTGATTACTGCGGTACACTTGCACAATCTCGTCTTACTGTGTTACATTGTGCTCCGTATTCCTGACTCTTCCCCATTAGAAGCGCCTGTTGGATCAGTCTGATGACAAGGCTCCCCCCAATAAGAGGAAAATGGTTTCAGCCAGTGTGGTGGGCTTCAAGCCCCGCCCCCCGGTCATGTCACAAAGACCTGCAGGTGAGTTCTGTTGGCAGGAGAATCTTCAGATGTTATTCTACTTGAAATACCAGACATACAGAGCCTGGCAAAATACAACTGGCATCTGAAGTCTAATGCAGTATGACCCACGTACCCTGTAGCCAATACATTGTCTTCTTGCAAACACAAAACTGATAGTATGTATTCCAGTCCTGTTGATTTCCAGCAGGCTTGTTGACCCTGCTCAGGGGAGCTGTCTGAAATTGTCTCCTTTTCCCTCTTGCAGTGAATCCTGTGTACAAGACCAGCGCTGCCACTGTGGCTGGTGGCCCTTCCAGAGGTATCTCTCCTCCCTGTCAATAGAGGGGCTTTACAGACCTCTTTACAAGTCTCCTGATCAAATATAAAGAGAGCACCAGGCACCTGGCTGTGAGACGCTTCCTAGCAATCTTCAGCAAGTTACCAGATAATGTCCAGTTAACCCTGTCTCTCTCATATCAGTTACTATGCACAgttcaccctctctctctcatatcagttactatgcacagttcaccctgtctctctctcatatcagttactatgcacagttcaccctgtctctctctcatatcagttactatgcacagttcaccctctctctctcatatcagttactatgcacagttcaccctgtctctctctcatatcAGTTACTATGCACAGTTcgccctgtctctctctcatatcAGTTACTATGCACAGTTCACCCTGTCTCTCTCATATCAGTTACTATACACAGTTCACCCTGTCTCTCTCATATCAGTTACTATGCACAGTTCACCCTCTCTCTCATATCAGTTACTATGCACAgttcaccctctctctctctcatatcagttactatgcacagttcaccctgtctctctctcatatcAGTTACTATGCACAGTTCACCCTGTCTCTCTCATATCAGTTACTATGCACAgttcaccctgtctctctctctcatatcagtTACTATGCACAGTTCACCCTGTCTCTCTCATATCAGTTACTATGCACAgttcaccctgtctctctctctcatatcagttactatgcacagttcaccctgtctctcatatcagttactatgcacagttcaccctgtctctctcactctcataCCAGTTACTATGCACAGTTCACCCTGTCTCTCTCATATCAGTTACTGTGCACAGTTCACCCTGtctcattgtttttttctttctctcaggTGCAATGAAAAAGCCAGTGGCTGCAACTTCGAAACCAGGTAAAGAGCACTGTAGTGTATCAGATAAATTGTACAGCATGACATTGTGAAATTGGGCATGTGTTTTGCCCAGAAGCCTGAAttgttataaataaaatgaacctGTTAACGTTATCAAATTGACTTTCTCAGCAGCTCCCTCTGGTGTTGGGGCAGCGAGCCGACGACCAGGCTGGGATCTGAAAGGCAAAATGAGTGACATGCAGATGAAAGTGTCGAGCTACCAGGAGCAGGTCCAAAACACGAAAACACAAAACCGCGAGCTGAGGGAGGAAGCAGAGAGGGCACGGAGAGAGCTGGAGAGCTTGAGAGAGGAGCACAGTGCCCTGTTGAACAAGATGAGGTGAGACGGGAGACAGGGGCTGAGGGAGCAGGTAAAGAGGGCACAGAGCTGGAGAGCGGAGCATGACGCCCTGCTGAACAAgatgaggggagagagacaggagaccGAGGGGCTGGGGGAGCTGGCAGAGAGGAGCACAGCACCCTGCTGAACAAGATGAGAGGGGAGAGACCGATGAGACACAGATAAGCTCTAGAGAGGACCGCACACTGCTGAATGAGGTGACACACACAGGGCTCAGAGCAAGCTTTAGAGTTAcacaagcagcacagcacagggggtgagcttttaaagatttaaaaaaaaaactggtatttTGGTGAATGTTGAATTTGTCTTCTCTTTGGCACTTAAATCCTGCGATTCAGTGTATTACCGTCCCAAATTAAATTGTCTGGGACCTGCGCAGACTCTAGTCCTGTTCCACAAGCGGAGGATGACTCCACTTTCTGTAGGGGTGTTGTCTCTCCAATGAGCTGTGCTGTCAACGTCTGTTTACGGCATTAGTAAACAATCACACAGTTTCCACGTAAATGACGTGTGTGATCCAATCCCGGTTGATAAACGGAAGCACTGTTACTGCCTTTGTAGTTTCATATAGCAGCCAAAAAATCACTAAAGACTGGCACTCGCTCTTATAATACAATTTCCAACCATTATTATCCAGCCTCTATGATTCATCCTCACAGTTTAACCACGTTGGATTCAATTTCTCTAGTCTTCTTACCTGATAAAACTGCTTTGAGAAGCCATTTCCTTTTATACTGACATGCCTCTAACTGTCTTAATTCTTTGTGGATGTCTTCTCTACCTCAAACCACCGCGCTAACACTTGGAAAGCACTTGCCTCTGCCCCTCTTAAAGAAATGAACTCGTCTGTGCAAGACTGCCTGCCTCAAGCTGATTGTGAGCTGCTGCGCAATGGACAGGTTAACTTGAGATGGTAGTGCTGCGCTCCCCCTGCCTAATCAAAGTAGTTTCTCTCCATTGTAGCGACGTGCAGAGCAAAGTGACGAGCTACCAGGAGCAGATTCAAACCATAAGTCAAGAGAACCaggggctgagagagaggggagaccgGGCGCAGAGGGAGCTGGAGGGGCTAACACTGGAGCACAGCGCCCTGCTGAACAAGATgaggtgagagaggagacacacacacattggccAGCACATCGCCACAGAGACATGCTGAGGACGAGGCTCATCTGCAGCGCCGGCAAAGGGAAATCCAGTTTACAACTCGCTTCATATTTCTGGACTTTTTTGGACGATGATGCAGCTGCGCGGTCGCTTTTTTTCACGCACCACCAACAGATTAGTTTTGTACTGAACAAGGATGCAATACTGCAGGGAGCTGAACTGTCACTGATTCGTAAACACACAATCTCCCTTATTGGGTCTGATTTACTAAGCGCTGATTCCCAGACTAAATATGTACCGGTAACataggtcaaaaaaaaaaaagcaaccaaaTATTAGTGAGTTAGTCAATTCACATTTAGACTTGTGTAGGATGTTATTTTTAAAGTTCTTTGTATTGCTAGAATGGCTGTATTGGAGCGCTCACCGCTCGCTCCTCCCTCCCTAGAgagtgtgacacacacacaccctccagcTGTTCTACAGCTCCAGCCCTGTTTGACACCTGCTCCAATCAAAACCATTTGCCCACCCACAGCACCGAGATGGATGCACGTGATTATCGCAGGAATAAGTCTGATGTCTGTATTATTCCCCCCCTGAGCTGCTTCTAAATGGGGGGGACGTGCCCCCATCTTACCTGCCAGCAACCATGTTTAGAGCTAAGCAAGGAGCAAAGCACAGGGAGTGAGCTTTAAAGTTAAGAACAAACTCAAAACATTCACCAAGATCATCAGGCTGGTTTTCTTTGCTCATCTTTTGGCACTTTTGTAAATCCTGTGATTCGAGTGTATCTTCAGAGTGCCGCGCTCCCCTCGCCTTACGGAATCGGTTTCTCTATTGTAGCGACGTGCAGTGCAAAGTGACGAGCTATCAGGAGCAGATTCAAACCATAAGTCAAGAGAACCAGGGGCTGAGAGAGGGGGGAAACCGGGCGCAGAGGGAGCTGGAGGGGCTAACACTGGAGCACAGCGCCCTGCTGAATAAGATgaggtgagagaggagacacacgcAAACAGGGACTCGGAGATAGGAGACACACAAGTAAGAGAGAAGACAGGGCCCAGAcgtgagagaggagacacagggcagcagtgtggcgtagtggttagggctctggactcttgaccggagggttgtgggttcaatcccaggtgggggacatcgctgctgtacccttgagtaaggttgttttacctacattgctccagtaaaaacccaactgtataaatgggtaattgtatgtaaaaaaaaaaaaaagtgatatctgtataatgtgaagtaatgtgatatcttgtgacgaTTGTTaatctccctggataagggtgtctgctaagaaataaataccactaataataataacacacacacaggcagagagagggagaggagacacACAAGAACAGAGAAGGGACACACGGGCTGGTAGAGAGGGAGCTGTTTGATAAAACTATTGAACAGAATGAGGGGAGAGGAGTGTAGGTATTGTGATTTCATGCAGTGTGTCTACACTGAGGGTGTTGGAGAAGAGAGATGATTTGGACACGGCTGCAGTAAGGGGAGCTGCTCTGTCTGATATACATGTGTGTTTCTGCAGGGCCTATGAGATGGAAAACCAGGAGCTGTCCAGTTTGAAGAGGACTCTTGAGGTGAGCAACGCAGCAAAACGTGTGCATAGATCTGGAAAACCGCTTCTCCAGTCGCCATGAAACTTTCACATTAGCCTGAGCTAGAGTGCTGGACTCTGTGTGTCACTGTATTCATGCCAGTCTCTCCCCTCCCAGATGGATCTGAGCCGCGAGCGCGCCCTGTCTGCTCAGAGGCTGCAGGAGGTGAGGGAGCTGACCCAGAGCAACGCAGAGCAGACAGACAAGCTGCACCAGGGGGAGATGGAGAGGAGGGCCCTGCACAACACACTGCTGGAGCTCAAGGTACCAGAGAGGCCCACACCAATCCCTACTGCCAACTGCTCTGCAGGGAAAGTGAAGACATTTATAACCCATGATTCTTGTCAATCTCAGCGCTCCGGGTTGTGTTGTAAAGATATACGGTTGCTTTACAGCCTGCTCAGGATACACCCTGTTCAAATGGAGGTGCCTGTCCTGCTATTCTGACTTGTGCAAACAGAACACGATCCAGGTGAATACCTCCTTGCTGTGTGGGAGGGTCTAGAATCTCATGGAGCTTCACTGCTTgcaaagttgttttgtttttttaaatacaaaaatgatttctctcctctctccttgcAGGGAAACATCCGTGTGTTCTG
This window encodes:
- the LOC117964927 gene encoding carboxy-terminal kinesin 2-like isoform X4, with product MDEERSPLRQLNEKPACHEPAEKSALSRLPVPSVKRPLPGKEQSAGQNSLRQPAKKRLLDQSDDKAPPNKRKMVSASVVGFKPRPPVMSQRPAVNPVYKTSAATVAGGPSRGAMKKPVAATSKPAAPSGVGAASRRPGWDLKGKMSDMQMKVSSYQEQVQNTKTQNRELREEAERARRELESLREEHSALLNKMSDVQSKVTSYQEQIQTISQENQGLRERGDRAQRELEGLTLEHSALLNKMSDVQCKVTSYQEQIQTISQENQGLREGGNRAQRELEGLTLEHSALLNKMRAYEMENQELSSLKRTLEMDLSRERALSAQRLQEVRELTQSNAEQTDKLHQGEMERRALHNTLLELKGNIRVFCRVRPLLDGGQQQSSFEIQPQDKTIVLVKTEESHIGKEKELHKYPFKFDHVFPPQCSQQQVFSEISLLVQSALDGYNVCSFAYGQTGSGKTYTMEGPDVLAGEEMGMIPRAVQQIFQAACKLREQGWEYQFTASFLEIYNETIRDLLVSNKTPKKMDYEIKRASPTADIRVTNLKYIPVSSEEEVLVLIKLAKQNRSTARTQVNDVSSRSHSVFQLRIEGKNAARDVSCNSILSLVDLAGSERVQNLYVSPQRS
- the LOC117964927 gene encoding carboxy-terminal kinesin 2-like isoform X2 gives rise to the protein MDEERSPLRQLNEKPACHEPAEKSALSRLPVPSVKRPLPGKEQSAGQNSLRQPAKKRLLDQSDDKAPPNKRKMVSASVVGFKPRPPVMSQRPAVNPVYKTSAATVAGGPSRGAMKKPVAATSKPAPSGVGAASRRPGWDLKGKMSDMQMKVSSYQEQVQNTKTQNRELREEAERARRELESLREEHSALLNKMSDVQSKVTSYQEQIQTISQENQGLRERGDRAQRELEGLTLEHSALLNKMSDVQCKVTSYQEQIQTISQENQGLREGGNRAQRELEGLTLEHSALLNKMRAYEMENQELSSLKRTLEMDLSRERALSAQRLQEVRELTQSNAEQTDKLHQGEMERRALHNTLLELKGNIRVFCRVRPLLDGGQQQSSFEIQPQDKTIVLVKTEESHIGKEKELHKYPFKFDHVFPPQCSQQQVFSEISLLVQSALDGYNVCSFAYGQTGSGKTYTMEGPDVLAGEEMGMIPRAVQQIFQAACKLREQGWEYQFTASFLEIYNETIRDLLVSNKTPKKMDYEIKRASPTADIRVTNLKYIPVSSEEEVLVLIKLAKQNRSTARTQVNDVSSRSHSVFQLRIEGKNAARDVSCNSILSLVDLAGSERVQKSQSTGDRLKEMKSINASLTNLGLVFSALASKDGFVPYRNCKLTYLLQDCLGGNSKTLMFVNISPEIESFSESLNSLRFASKVNECVIGTATANRK
- the LOC117964927 gene encoding carboxy-terminal kinesin 2-like isoform X1, whose translation is MDEERSPLRQLNEKPACHEPAEKSALSRLPVPSVKRPLPGKEQSAGQNSLRQPAKKRLLDQSDDKAPPNKRKMVSASVVGFKPRPPVMSQRPAVNPVYKTSAATVAGGPSRGAMKKPVAATSKPAAPSGVGAASRRPGWDLKGKMSDMQMKVSSYQEQVQNTKTQNRELREEAERARRELESLREEHSALLNKMSDVQSKVTSYQEQIQTISQENQGLRERGDRAQRELEGLTLEHSALLNKMSDVQCKVTSYQEQIQTISQENQGLREGGNRAQRELEGLTLEHSALLNKMRAYEMENQELSSLKRTLEMDLSRERALSAQRLQEVRELTQSNAEQTDKLHQGEMERRALHNTLLELKGNIRVFCRVRPLLDGGQQQSSFEIQPQDKTIVLVKTEESHIGKEKELHKYPFKFDHVFPPQCSQQQVFSEISLLVQSALDGYNVCSFAYGQTGSGKTYTMEGPDVLAGEEMGMIPRAVQQIFQAACKLREQGWEYQFTASFLEIYNETIRDLLVSNKTPKKMDYEIKRASPTADIRVTNLKYIPVSSEEEVLVLIKLAKQNRSTARTQVNDVSSRSHSVFQLRIEGKNAARDVSCNSILSLVDLAGSERVQKSQSTGDRLKEMKSINASLTNLGLVFSALASKDGFVPYRNCKLTYLLQDCLGGNSKTLMFVNISPEIESFSESLNSLRFASKVNECVIGTATANRK